In Nymphaea colorata isolate Beijing-Zhang1983 chromosome 3, ASM883128v2, whole genome shotgun sequence, a genomic segment contains:
- the LOC116251046 gene encoding polyol transporter 5-like: MAEATVPADRPVRRRRINLYAYACAFLASMTSVLLGYDIGVMSGAIIFIKKDLKITDVQVEIIAGILNVFSLIGALAAGRTSDWIGRRYTIVLAGAIFFVGAVVMGLAPSYAWLMVGRFVAGVGVGYALMIAPVYTAELAPASTRGFLTSFPEVFINAGILFGYVSNYAFAKLPLRVGWRLMLGVGALPSVLIALGVLAMPESPRWLVMQGRLDDAKRVLERTSDTREEAEVRLADIKAVAGVVEEGGVVVSVPKKHHGEGVWMELFIRPAPHVRRILLAAVGIHFFQQASGIDSVVLYSPRVFDKAGFSKSASLLATVAVGFTKTTFILVATFTLDRFGRRPLLLTSYAAMILTLCGLGWSLTVIGNHHSGRVEWAVGLAVASILGYVATFSIGAGPITWVYTSEIFPLRLRAQGASIGVVVNRVTSGAISMSFLSLSKAVTIGGAFFIYAGVAVAAWVFFCTYLPETKGKTLEQAEKLFHGKEEAAAAGEVQLQEHGKDGA; encoded by the exons ATGGCGGAAGCCACAGTGCCGGCAGATCGACCGGTGAGAAGGCGCCGGATAAATTTGTACGCTTATGCTTGCGCATTTCTGGCTTCTATGACCTCTGTGCTTCTTGGCTACG ACATTGGAGTGATGAGCGGAGCGATTATATTCATCAAGAAGGACCTCAAGATCACCGACGTCCAGGTGGAGATAATTGCCGGCATCCTCAACGTCTTCTCGCTGATAGGAGCACTGGCTGCTGGCCGGACGTCTGACTGGATCGGCCGCCGGTACACGATCGTGCTTGCTGGGGCTATCTTTTTCGTCGGTGCAGTGGTGATGGGGCTCGCTCCATCTTACGCCTGGCTCATGGTGGGTCGATTCGTCGCCGGCGTAGGCGTCGGCTACGCCCTCATGATCGCACCCGTCTACACCGCCGAATTGGCGCCTGCCTCCACCAGAGGCTTCCTTACCTCGTTCCCGGAGGTCTTCATCAACGCCGGTATCCTCTTCGGTTACGTCTCCAACTACGCCTTCGCCAAGCTGCCGCTCCGGGTAGGTTGGCGGCTTATGCTCGGCGTGGGGGCTCTCCCTTCCGTCCTCATCGCCCTCGGCGTCCTCGCCATGCCCGAGTCACCGAGGTGGCTCGTCATGCAGGGCCGGTTAGATGACGCGAAGCGGGTGTTGGAACGGACGTCCGACACGCGGGAGGAGGCGGAGGTTCGGCTGGCGGACATCAAGGCGGTGGCTGGTGTGGTAGAGGAGGGCGGAGTGGTGGTGTCGGTGCCGAAGAAGCACCACGGGGAGGGCGTGTGGATGGAGCTCTTTATCCGGCCTGCTCCCCACGTTCGCCGGATCTTGCTTGCTGCCGTGGGGATCCATTTCTTCCAGCAGGCGTCGGGGATAGACTCGGTGGTGCTCTACAGCCCGCGCGTCTTCGACAAGGCCGGGTTCAGCAAGTCGGCGTCTCTGCTGGCCACCGTCGCCGTGGGCTTCACCAAGACGACCTTCATCCTGGTGGCGACCTTCACGCTGGACCGGTTCGGCAGGCGGCCGCTGCTGCTGACGAGCTATGCCGCCATGATCTTGACGCTCTGCGGGCTGGGTTGGAGTCTGACGGTCATCGGCAACCACCACTCCGGCCGGGTGGAGTGGGCCGTCGGGCTGGCCGTCGCCTCGATCCTGGGATACGTGGCAACGTTCTCCATCGGTGCGGGGCCCATCACGTGGGTGTACACGTCGGAGATATTCCCGCTGCGGCTGAGGGCGCAGGGCGCCAGCATCGGCGTCGTGGTGAACCGGGTGACGAGCGGCGCCATCTCCATGtcgttcctctctctctccaaggcCGTTACCATCGGCGGCGCCTTTTTCATCTACGCGGGCGTCGCTGTGGCCGCTTGGGTGTTCTTCTGCACCTACCTGCCGGAGACGAAGGGGAAGACGCTGGAGCAGGCGGAGAAGCTCTTCCACGGGAAGGAGGAGGCTGCGGCTGCCGGAGAGGTGCAGCTGCAGGAGCATGGGAAGGACGGGGCGTGA